The Metabacillus sediminilitoris genome window below encodes:
- a CDS encoding glycoside hydrolase family 32 protein produces MTNLSKWKVIGGTWEDTLAGKNGSSADDAFIMSGQTADDLLYEADLMISGDKGGNGAGALVFRADADAKNGYVANIDALNDTIKLMKIENGKISVLTEKAMNIDKDKSYNLKVSTYKENIKVYVDGDLIHDINDTTFSSGYVGLNIWNSSTNFQNVQLNKNIITNEKEIKNHDFETDDLTGWNIIKGNAFTNDHVTDTASYWGGPFGHEGNYHLWGFSDLQGGDDATGELHSSYFKLGGSGEINFLLGGGNDISNRYVSLVRASDNKELIRQANTKFNDEKYNKYVWDASDYIGEVLYMKVVDQAEGGWGHINLDDVHVYNEGPMPTEVDNVAKEPVEAEIKQSGTLTDWTAVSGEWIPSTQGSNGGIWECPALVELPIDGDPTKTKWVLQVSLNDGAPAGGSGMQYFVGSFDGKTFKNENPSDQVLWTDYGADYYAAVEWSGIEGENGEKYWLGWMSNWHYANNTPTSSWRSSMSLPRKMELTQTEDGVRLKQTPVSINSIRDNSKKVSYKNKVISNESNLLDDFSGDAFEMIAEFDVSNTKSTEFGFEVRKGSADEHTKIGYDVANKQLFVDRTKSDSFDYGSSIVDMHDGPLSVSDGTVKMHIFVDRSAVEVFGNNGETVITDQIFPSPTSKGVKIYSKDGNVTLKSLNIYPVKSIWKKSGFKSTIKSWKAVNGSWADTIAGKQGQSSGDAFTLSKEAGSDFKYEADIKILDTDSHPNDPNKDRVGNLVGAGALVFRSDSEGKNAYAVNVDVKHNVVKLIKFVNGVGHDLGTYNNDGKLKLEANKSYHLKVVTAGESIKTYLDGKLVIDKNDQTYKEGYFGLNVWDSTVVFNHVKNKVK; encoded by the coding sequence GTGACGAACCTGTCAAAATGGAAGGTTATAGGTGGCACTTGGGAAGATACGTTAGCCGGGAAAAATGGGAGCTCTGCGGACGATGCGTTTATTATGAGCGGTCAAACGGCTGATGACTTATTATATGAAGCAGATCTCATGATTTCTGGAGATAAAGGAGGAAATGGAGCAGGCGCACTCGTTTTCCGCGCAGATGCTGATGCAAAGAATGGTTATGTTGCAAATATTGATGCACTGAATGATACGATCAAACTAATGAAAATTGAAAATGGAAAGATATCAGTCTTAACTGAAAAAGCAATGAATATTGATAAAGATAAGTCTTACAATTTAAAGGTAAGTACGTACAAAGAAAACATTAAAGTATATGTAGATGGTGATCTCATTCATGACATCAATGACACAACATTTTCATCTGGATATGTAGGATTGAACATTTGGAATTCCTCAACGAATTTTCAAAATGTTCAACTAAATAAGAATATCATAACAAATGAGAAGGAAATCAAAAACCATGATTTTGAAACAGATGATTTAACTGGTTGGAATATAATCAAAGGAAATGCATTTACAAATGATCATGTGACAGATACAGCATCCTATTGGGGCGGTCCATTTGGCCATGAAGGAAACTATCATTTATGGGGATTTTCAGATCTTCAGGGTGGAGACGATGCAACAGGTGAACTGCATTCCTCTTACTTTAAGCTGGGTGGATCAGGTGAAATTAATTTCTTATTAGGCGGTGGCAATGACATTAGCAATCGCTATGTATCATTAGTGAGAGCCTCTGATAATAAAGAATTAATTCGTCAGGCAAATACGAAATTTAATGATGAAAAGTATAACAAATACGTATGGGATGCTTCTGATTATATCGGTGAAGTGCTCTATATGAAAGTGGTTGACCAAGCTGAAGGCGGCTGGGGTCATATAAATTTAGATGATGTTCATGTTTATAATGAGGGCCCTATGCCTACAGAAGTTGACAATGTTGCAAAAGAACCTGTGGAAGCTGAAATTAAGCAGAGCGGAACCCTTACAGACTGGACGGCTGTTTCAGGTGAATGGATTCCTTCTACACAGGGCAGCAACGGCGGTATTTGGGAATGTCCTGCTTTGGTTGAATTGCCAATTGATGGCGATCCGACAAAAACAAAGTGGGTGCTGCAAGTAAGTTTAAATGATGGAGCCCCTGCTGGCGGGTCTGGTATGCAATATTTTGTCGGCAGTTTTGACGGAAAAACATTCAAAAATGAGAATCCGTCTGATCAGGTATTATGGACTGATTACGGAGCAGACTACTATGCTGCAGTCGAATGGAGCGGAATTGAGGGTGAGAATGGCGAGAAATATTGGCTTGGCTGGATGAGCAACTGGCACTACGCCAACAATACACCAACATCATCCTGGAGAAGTTCAATGAGCTTGCCTCGTAAGATGGAGCTTACTCAAACGGAAGATGGTGTGCGTTTAAAACAAACGCCGGTTTCGATCAATTCAATTCGTGACAATAGCAAGAAAGTATCTTATAAAAATAAAGTGATTTCAAATGAGAGCAATCTTTTAGATGATTTTTCGGGAGATGCTTTTGAAATGATTGCTGAATTTGATGTATCTAATACAAAGTCAACTGAATTTGGATTTGAAGTGCGTAAAGGCTCTGCTGATGAGCATACAAAAATAGGCTATGACGTTGCGAACAAGCAATTATTTGTTGACCGAACAAAATCTGATTCATTTGATTACGGCAGCAGTATCGTAGACATGCATGATGGTCCACTATCTGTGTCAGATGGAACAGTGAAAATGCATATTTTTGTCGATCGTTCGGCTGTAGAAGTGTTTGGCAACAATGGAGAAACAGTTATTACTGACCAAATCTTCCCTAGTCCAACAAGTAAAGGAGTTAAAATTTATAGTAAGGATGGCAATGTTACATTGAAATCCTTAAATATTTATCCTGTAAAAAGCATCTGGAAAAAAAGCGGCTTTAAATCAACCATAAAAAGTTGGAAAGCAGTAAATGGCAGCTGGGCAGATACGATTGCTGGAAAACAGGGACAAAGCAGCGGGGATGCCTTCACTTTATCAAAGGAAGCAGGAAGCGATTTTAAGTATGAAGCAGACATAAAAATTCTTGATACGGACTCACATCCAAATGATCCTAATAAGGATAGAGTTGGTAACTTAGTCGGTGCAGGTGCATTAGTTTTTCGTTCCGATTCAGAAGGGAAAAATGCGTATGCTGTCAATGTTGATGTAAAACATAATGTTGTCAAATTAATCAAGTTTGTTAATGGTGTTGGTCATGACCTTGGCACCTATAACAATGATGGAAAGCTTAAACTGGAAGCAAATAAAAGCTATCATCTCAAAGTAGTAACCGCAGGTGAAAGCATTAAGACCTATTTAGATGGCAAGCTTGTCATTGACAAAAACGACCAAACCTATAAAGAGGGATACTTTGGACTAAATGTTTGGGATTCAACTGTTGTGTTTAATCATGTAAAAAACAAGGTTAAATAA
- a CDS encoding BA3454 family stress response protein, whose amino-acid sequence MMEVYVTVNYKERNYQTNVIVKKEMPWDLINQLAFEQVKKQWNI is encoded by the coding sequence ATGATGGAAGTATACGTTACGGTCAATTATAAAGAAAGAAATTATCAAACGAATGTCATTGTGAAAAAAGAAATGCCATGGGATCTAATTAACCAGTTAGCATTTGAACAAGTCAAAAAACAATGGAATATATAA
- a CDS encoding peptidoglycan-binding protein: MYRTLYTVITALVFIIGVLIPIKGEAAVGDRTLAKGMSHSDVKELQELLMAKGVYPYHTATGYFGPITEASVKKFQEESRIKIDGIAGPQTFQKVKVLRNGDIGKPVANLQSLLKAWGVYSSPVDGIYGNGTRVAVSNFQKQKGLTADGIAGPRTLTKLNERANQASQNIKELTVSSTAYTATCQGCSGTTRMGINLKAYDDGKVIAVDPNVIPLGSIVEVEGYGQAIAADTGGAIDGNEIDVFIAKEENALKWGRKQVKVKVIE, from the coding sequence ATGTATAGAACATTGTATACGGTGATCACAGCTCTAGTATTTATAATAGGTGTTTTGATCCCGATCAAAGGTGAAGCAGCAGTGGGAGATCGCACACTTGCTAAAGGGATGAGTCATAGTGATGTAAAGGAGCTGCAAGAATTATTAATGGCAAAAGGAGTCTACCCATATCACACGGCTACAGGCTACTTCGGTCCGATTACAGAAGCATCGGTGAAAAAATTTCAAGAAGAATCGAGAATAAAGATCGATGGTATTGCAGGTCCGCAAACATTTCAGAAAGTAAAGGTCCTTCGTAATGGAGATATCGGTAAACCTGTCGCTAATTTACAAAGTCTATTAAAGGCATGGGGTGTATACAGTTCACCTGTTGATGGGATATATGGTAATGGGACGAGAGTTGCTGTTTCTAATTTTCAAAAGCAAAAAGGTTTAACAGCTGATGGAATTGCGGGTCCAAGGACACTTACGAAATTGAATGAACGAGCTAATCAAGCTAGCCAAAATATAAAGGAATTAACTGTTTCTAGCACAGCTTATACAGCAACATGTCAGGGATGTTCAGGAACGACGAGAATGGGAATAAATTTAAAAGCATATGATGATGGTAAAGTAATTGCAGTCGACCCAAATGTTATTCCTTTAGGATCAATAGTTGAAGTTGAAGGGTACGGACAAGCTATTGCTGCAGATACGGGTGGGGCAATAGATGGTAATGAAATCGATGTGTTTATAGCAAAAGAAGAGAATGCTTTAAAATGGGGAAGGAAGCAAGTGAAAGTAAAAGTAATCGAATGA
- a CDS encoding sugar ABC transporter ATP-binding protein, producing MAIKEMLIKKHHKINMPVLNMEGISKTFSGVKVLNNVRIELYPGEVHALMGENGAGKSTFMKILAGIHTPDQDGGTIYFKDQPIAWKDPVDARNRGISVIHQELNLSPNLTISENILMGSPFPRNRLGMVKWDDVHERAQKVLNSMGSNLNPRQLVSTLSVAQQQMVEIARALSFKAEVLIMDEPTASLTDKEITKLFQIIGDLKKQGVAIVYISHRMDEIFKISNRFTVLRDGEWIASGPIEETNPDHLVKLMVGRDLKDLFNRTKASEKTVSSGAAPVLELKNVSDHTIVKEVSFKIYPGEIVGLAGLVGAGRTELVRALFGASELKSGEIVVDSKTVNIKSPIDAIANGIAHVPESRKEQGLFLSMSVKENLLMAELKKHSKSGIVRWKQVNASADQFIKDLNIKIASPEQQVSNLSGGNQQKVVIAKWLSIAPKVLLLDEPTRGVDIGAKTEIHKIVSKLADEGLAVLVISSELPEVLGISDRILVMCEGRLTGELSREEATQEKIMYLATRGE from the coding sequence ATGGCTATTAAAGAGATGTTAATAAAAAAACACCACAAGATAAATATGCCGGTACTGAATATGGAAGGGATAAGTAAAACATTCTCAGGTGTAAAGGTATTAAACAATGTGAGGATTGAACTTTATCCAGGTGAAGTACACGCATTAATGGGAGAAAACGGTGCTGGGAAATCAACATTTATGAAAATCCTTGCAGGAATCCATACTCCTGATCAAGATGGCGGGACCATCTATTTTAAAGATCAACCTATAGCATGGAAGGATCCTGTTGATGCAAGGAACAGAGGGATCAGTGTTATCCACCAGGAGTTAAACCTCTCTCCTAATCTTACAATCAGTGAAAATATTTTAATGGGTTCGCCTTTTCCAAGAAATCGACTAGGAATGGTCAAATGGGACGATGTCCATGAACGTGCACAGAAAGTACTCAATTCTATGGGATCTAATCTAAATCCCCGTCAACTCGTTTCAACCTTGAGTGTCGCCCAACAACAAATGGTCGAGATCGCACGAGCATTATCCTTTAAGGCAGAGGTTCTGATCATGGATGAACCTACAGCCTCGCTAACAGATAAAGAGATTACAAAGCTGTTTCAAATTATTGGTGATTTAAAAAAACAAGGAGTTGCGATCGTTTATATTTCTCATAGGATGGATGAAATCTTTAAGATTTCGAATCGCTTCACAGTATTACGCGATGGCGAATGGATTGCAAGCGGTCCGATTGAAGAGACAAATCCCGACCACCTTGTAAAGCTAATGGTAGGTCGTGATTTAAAAGATTTATTTAATCGTACGAAAGCATCTGAGAAAACAGTATCATCTGGGGCTGCCCCTGTTCTGGAGCTGAAAAATGTTTCGGATCATACCATTGTAAAAGAAGTTTCGTTTAAAATCTACCCTGGTGAAATTGTTGGTTTAGCAGGACTTGTAGGTGCAGGTCGAACAGAGCTGGTTAGGGCTCTATTTGGTGCATCGGAGCTGAAAAGCGGGGAAATAGTCGTAGATAGCAAGACTGTTAATATAAAATCACCAATCGATGCGATTGCAAATGGAATTGCCCATGTGCCTGAAAGTCGGAAGGAACAAGGATTATTTTTATCAATGTCAGTAAAAGAGAATCTTTTAATGGCAGAATTAAAAAAGCATTCTAAGTCAGGAATTGTTCGGTGGAAACAGGTTAATGCAAGTGCCGACCAGTTTATAAAAGACTTAAATATAAAAATTGCCTCTCCAGAACAGCAGGTCTCAAACTTGAGCGGAGGCAATCAACAAAAAGTAGTCATTGCTAAATGGTTGTCCATTGCACCTAAGGTTTTACTACTTGATGAACCAACTCGGGGCGTTGATATTGGGGCAAAAACTGAAATACACAAAATTGTCTCAAAGCTTGCTGATGAAGGCTTAGCCGTATTGGTGATTTCATCTGAGCTGCCGGAAGTACTAGGAATCAGTGATCGAATCCTTGTCATGTGCGAAGGAAGATTAACGGGGGAACTTTCGAGAGAAGAAGCGACACAAGAAAAAATTATGTATTTAGCTACTAGAGGGGAGTAG
- a CDS encoding RrF2 family transcriptional regulator, whose amino-acid sequence MNSDFTLAVHSLTYLALQPDRMSTSDAISESAGVHPVRIRKVLSLLKKHGFIKSKEGTGGGFIFALELSEVNLWDIYKITSEGALQPKCPDSNKQCIVGANMQSVLFTIFIGAEEHLGKFLKDYTLKEVVDLVNQES is encoded by the coding sequence ATGAATAGTGATTTTACACTTGCCGTTCATAGTTTAACATATCTTGCTTTGCAGCCAGACCGGATGTCAACAAGCGATGCTATTTCAGAGAGTGCTGGTGTTCACCCTGTACGCATTCGTAAAGTGCTTAGTTTGTTAAAAAAACATGGATTTATTAAATCAAAAGAAGGAACCGGCGGCGGATTTATTTTTGCTCTAGAATTAAGTGAAGTTAATCTTTGGGATATATATAAGATAACGTCTGAAGGTGCTCTTCAGCCTAAATGTCCTGACTCAAATAAACAGTGTATTGTGGGAGCGAATATGCAAAGTGTCCTATTTACCATTTTTATAGGTGCAGAAGAACATTTGGGTAAGTTTTTAAAGGATTATACGTTAAAAGAAGTTGTTGACCTGGTTAATCAAGAGTCATAA
- a CDS encoding amidohydrolase family protein, which yields MSCPLINCTMQGRFDHYPKGRGITRIKELNASKVNVCIAHDDIQTPFYPFGNGNILQAAHMGAHLSHMTGEHEIAQIIQMITYNGAKAFGLQEEYGIEVGYKANFIVLPVDNIVDMVSKQPACRFVFKEGKLVVETKPTEPIWYSDLLKPAR from the coding sequence GTGTCATGTCCATTAATAAATTGTACAATGCAAGGACGTTTTGATCACTATCCAAAAGGAAGAGGGATAACGAGAATAAAAGAGTTGAATGCTTCAAAGGTGAATGTATGTATTGCTCATGATGATATCCAAACACCTTTTTATCCATTCGGTAATGGAAATATTCTACAGGCAGCTCATATGGGGGCACATCTATCTCATATGACTGGAGAACATGAAATAGCTCAAATTATTCAAATGATAACCTATAATGGAGCAAAAGCTTTTGGGCTACAAGAAGAATATGGAATTGAAGTTGGTTATAAAGCTAATTTTATTGTATTACCTGTAGATAACATCGTTGACATGGTAAGCAAGCAGCCTGCTTGTCGCTTTGTTTTTAAGGAAGGAAAATTAGTTGTGGAAACGAAGCCAACTGAACCAATATGGTATTCCGATTTATTAAAACCGGCAAGGTGA
- a CDS encoding NosD domain-containing protein: MASKNYYDVTEWPVGNPYEDIGEVINSIIADIKSRQTDTDVNKGGKPGAVIYIPPGDYHLGSQVVIDISYLKIMGSGHGFTSSSIRFNTSENEWADLHELWPGGSRILVDIPLEVNDEEYKGAAFYVERSGNPRISSVEFSDFCIDGLHFIKDGSGETNPENTYTNGKTGIYVASACDSFRITGMGFVYLEHGITIYHADALTIHDNFIAECGNCIELRGWGQASKITDNLIGAGFKGYSIYAQNFGGLLITANNVFPRGASSIYFDGVTRSSITNNRLHSFYPGMVVFRENCSENLVSSNHFLRDHEPWTPFLGIDNGLDDLYGLLYISGNNNSVIANHFSEVINTQNIKPVGTTPVIIRIVSGNGNYISNNHVVATEVHAKISDSCFSAQVDALLTTEASKPLTVTTVLVEKESLQNTILDSGSDAQVVMDKIVNAFRATPTPGA, encoded by the coding sequence ATGGCTAGTAAAAATTATTACGACGTAACAGAGTGGCCTGTCGGTAATCCGTATGAGGATATTGGTGAGGTAATCAATAGCATTATAGCAGATATTAAAAGTAGGCAAACGGACACTGATGTGAATAAAGGCGGAAAGCCGGGTGCGGTTATCTATATTCCACCGGGAGATTATCATCTTGGCAGTCAAGTAGTTATAGACATCAGTTATCTTAAAATTATGGGTTCTGGACACGGGTTTACATCTTCGAGTATTCGTTTTAATACTTCTGAGAATGAATGGGCGGATTTACATGAATTGTGGCCGGGAGGAAGTCGCATACTCGTAGATATTCCCCTAGAAGTAAATGACGAGGAATATAAAGGAGCTGCATTTTATGTTGAACGAAGTGGAAATCCCCGAATAAGTTCGGTGGAGTTTTCTGACTTTTGTATTGATGGTTTGCATTTTATTAAAGATGGTTCAGGAGAAACAAATCCGGAAAACACATACACTAACGGGAAAACGGGTATTTATGTTGCAAGTGCTTGTGACTCATTTCGGATTACAGGCATGGGGTTTGTGTATTTAGAGCATGGAATTACTATTTATCATGCAGATGCACTGACTATACATGATAATTTCATAGCTGAATGTGGTAACTGTATAGAACTACGAGGTTGGGGACAGGCTTCAAAAATAACCGATAACTTGATAGGAGCCGGTTTTAAAGGATATTCAATTTACGCTCAAAATTTTGGTGGACTTTTGATTACAGCGAATAATGTTTTTCCACGAGGTGCGAGCAGTATCTATTTTGATGGTGTGACACGTTCCAGTATCACAAATAATAGACTTCATTCATTTTATCCAGGAATGGTGGTATTCAGGGAAAATTGTTCGGAAAACTTGGTTTCTTCAAATCACTTTTTACGTGACCATGAACCTTGGACTCCTTTTCTGGGAATAGACAATGGTTTAGATGATTTGTATGGTCTTCTCTATATCAGTGGCAATAATAATTCTGTAATTGCTAATCACTTTTCTGAAGTAATTAATACTCAGAACATCAAGCCGGTAGGTACAACACCTGTAATCATACGTATTGTTTCGGGTAATGGAAATTATATTTCTAATAATCATGTTGTTGCCACGGAGGTTCATGCCAAGATAAGTGATTCTTGTTTCTCTGCGCAAGTAGACGCTTTGTTGACTACCGAAGCATCAAAGCCGCTTACCGTAACAACAGTATTGGTAGAAAAAGAATCGCTTCAAAATACGATTCTTGATTCGGGAAGTGATGCACAGGTTGTTATGGACAAGATTGTAAATGCATTCAGAGCCACTCCAACGCCAGGAGCATAA
- a CDS encoding ABC transporter permease: protein MKGNIQSASPPQSLQVGNILHGLWNRLGMIMILLLLCVVLSFTAPNFLDTANMLNVLKQVSIIAILAAGMTIVILTGGIDLSVGSTVALSGVISVMVSAAGVNPILAMLSGAAVGYAVGLINGFFTAKTKLPSFIVTLGSFTYVRGLAYVISGGYPIVLQNETFKFIGGGAIFGVPTPIYIMLLVYGVMFFVLKYTMFGRHIYAIGGNEEAARLTGIKVEKTLINVYSISGLLAGLGGVVLAGRLYSGQPTAGQMYELDAIAAVILGGTSLTGGKGRIQGTIIGVLIMGVISNGLTLMDVNYYWQLVVKGGVIVAAVLLDRLRGSSAA from the coding sequence ATGAAAGGAAATATTCAATCAGCTTCACCACCACAAAGCCTGCAAGTAGGAAATATCCTTCATGGACTATGGAATCGTTTAGGGATGATTATGATTCTATTACTATTATGTGTTGTCCTTTCATTTACAGCACCTAACTTTTTGGATACGGCCAATATGTTAAATGTATTAAAGCAGGTTTCCATTATTGCGATATTAGCTGCAGGAATGACAATTGTTATTTTAACAGGCGGAATTGATTTATCAGTTGGTTCTACAGTTGCTCTATCTGGCGTTATCTCAGTTATGGTTTCTGCTGCAGGAGTTAACCCAATACTTGCGATGTTATCAGGTGCAGCAGTAGGTTATGCAGTAGGTCTTATAAATGGCTTTTTTACAGCAAAAACGAAATTGCCATCATTTATCGTGACATTAGGAAGCTTTACATATGTTCGCGGTCTTGCTTATGTCATAAGTGGCGGCTATCCAATTGTTTTGCAAAATGAAACCTTTAAATTCATTGGCGGCGGAGCTATTTTTGGAGTGCCTACCCCGATCTATATCATGCTTTTAGTATATGGCGTAATGTTTTTTGTCCTTAAGTATACAATGTTTGGACGCCATATTTATGCTATCGGCGGAAACGAAGAAGCTGCACGATTAACAGGCATAAAGGTTGAAAAAACATTAATAAACGTTTATTCCATCAGCGGCTTGTTAGCTGGTTTAGGCGGCGTCGTATTAGCAGGAAGATTGTATTCCGGCCAGCCAACTGCAGGACAAATGTATGAATTAGATGCGATTGCTGCAGTTATTTTAGGCGGAACAAGCTTAACTGGAGGTAAGGGCAGAATACAAGGAACGATCATAGGGGTATTAATCATGGGGGTGATTAGTAATGGATTAACATTAATGGATGTAAATTATTATTGGCAGCTAGTTGTTAAAGGCGGTGTAATTGTAGCAGCAGTTTTATTAGATCGTTTAAGAGGAAGCAGTGCAGCATGA
- a CDS encoding PfkB family carbohydrate kinase, producing the protein MGKVITIGEVLSDFIPAEKGYKLNEIEEFIRKPGGDPLNVSASISRLGGKSKFIGKVGQDAFGEYLLDVLNH; encoded by the coding sequence ATGGGGAAAGTAATTACAATAGGTGAAGTGTTAAGTGACTTCATTCCAGCAGAAAAGGGGTACAAATTAAATGAAATAGAGGAATTTATAAGAAAACCAGGTGGAGACCCTTTAAATGTATCAGCAAGTATATCTCGTTTAGGGGGGAAATCAAAATTTATTGGAAAAGTAGGGCAGGATGCATTTGGTGAATATCTTTTAGATGTATTAAATCACTAG
- the spxA gene encoding transcriptional regulator SpxA: MVNLYTSPSCTSCRKAKAWLEEHNIAYVERNIISQPLTIDEIKSILRLTEEGTTEIISTNSKTFQELNIDIEALPLNEFYELIMKYPQMLRRPIIQDEKRLQVGYNEEEIRRFLPRRLRTFMNMELRKFAN; this comes from the coding sequence ATGGTTAATCTGTATACATCACCAAGTTGTACTTCTTGCCGAAAAGCAAAAGCTTGGCTTGAGGAACATAATATTGCCTATGTTGAAAGAAACATAATTTCTCAGCCCCTTACAATAGATGAGATTAAATCTATTCTTCGTTTGACAGAAGAGGGGACTACCGAGATTATTTCTACTAATTCAAAAACCTTTCAGGAATTAAATATAGATATTGAAGCACTTCCGCTTAACGAATTCTATGAATTGATCATGAAGTACCCGCAAATGTTGCGCCGACCAATCATTCAGGACGAAAAAAGATTGCAGGTTGGATATAACGAAGAAGAAATTCGTCGTTTTTTACCTCGCAGGCTTCGAACTTTTATGAACATGGAATTGAGAAAATTCGCCAATTGA
- a CDS encoding IDEAL domain-containing protein: protein MSSNNNSTLKTGDWIKGKLHDGELLIGYIESQDFSEGVVKVTVVKSDDNEVIGKTIPILRKRVKRLPVSKVTNKEQVLFLIDLALSTGDEDWFMELSAKLNSMKQLVNGVY, encoded by the coding sequence ATGTCATCAAATAATAATTCCACACTAAAAACAGGTGATTGGATTAAAGGAAAATTACATGATGGGGAACTACTGATTGGTTATATTGAATCCCAAGATTTCTCGGAAGGAGTAGTTAAAGTTACAGTTGTTAAAAGTGACGATAATGAAGTGATTGGAAAGACAATTCCAATTTTACGTAAAAGGGTTAAGAGACTTCCTGTATCTAAAGTGACAAACAAGGAACAAGTTCTATTTTTAATAGACTTGGCCTTATCAACTGGGGATGAAGACTGGTTTATGGAACTCTCTGCCAAATTAAACTCAATGAAGCAGCTAGTTAATGGAGTGTATTAA
- a CDS encoding GH32 C-terminal domain-containing protein → MIVGKLIQKPYHTIETYQKNKVGFQNFTISRDYENSSMDGSSQQMEVQFDMQKGNKFTTEFFKGENEKLLLTFNKSRNVMVLDRRNTEYSIVNLGAKNDFTRSQLIDLSNPVNLTIILDISSIEIFVNDGDHVFTSLFFSKELGERVCFILKVRLALID, encoded by the coding sequence GTGATAGTTGGAAAGCTTATACAGAAGCCATATCATACTATTGAAACGTATCAAAAAAATAAAGTTGGGTTTCAAAACTTCACCATAAGTAGAGATTACGAGAATAGTAGTATGGATGGCAGTAGTCAACAAATGGAAGTCCAATTTGATATGCAAAAGGGTAATAAGTTTACGACAGAATTTTTCAAAGGTGAAAATGAAAAACTATTACTGACCTTTAATAAGAGTCGAAATGTAATGGTCTTAGATCGCAGAAACACAGAATATTCCATTGTAAATTTAGGAGCGAAAAATGATTTTACTAGAAGTCAGTTAATTGATTTATCTAATCCAGTGAACCTAACCATCATCTTAGATATTTCGTCAATTGAAATCTTTGTGAATGATGGTGATCATGTATTTACCTCGTTGTTCTTTTCAAAAGAATTGGGTGAACGAGTTTGTTTCATTCTGAAGGTACGACTTGCATTGATAGATTGA